A stretch of the Panicum virgatum strain AP13 chromosome 9N, P.virgatum_v5, whole genome shotgun sequence genome encodes the following:
- the LOC120692557 gene encoding uncharacterized protein LOC120692557 translates to MSPPAGDCPLSHCCRWRELCSPQIPRVFPGREYVSVPADADNSPAWSVLVGIMATSGGSRSLRLHRFRVARSGRVLCGGSLEMLGDDYCKAEIPKSHVRAATATRSPGGRSLSLCFFSREIDFSDPVSKIAPPIPLQMLVDVGGDNGRGITVSRLPGLPPEVGPLMPICPISAAGDIWAPYLTEVYGQSSLVMLCMDKAAGKWVKVGTLELKRPPLSGDMLDDFIPAFQGHVVVGETILLSLWPFHHFYTFNCNTRAWAKVVTTREECMYVPIREHGVYVEEDDAIYFLSGAVVYFYKLFKDTQNRCRMAPPTEVSLLCPFSSEGYGFLSYLGGRVMCSVWIGVRLPCHCGTKHVLITTFRVKGDKGVEVLHSTCRQLDMVPSKPVESYLEFSFLQEYEEFDHERVTPTAKLRENAMVSSTPPDDMEIPASSNVGKSSSMLACCREFLNGTPLSGTVMLQISAIRSNRTLYIICQAASRSTVYEINILDGRLACHDKTLTPHCILETPMPHFEDAIEGDILYLLDRPWHFLCDSRSIYAVPSVEDKIYSCRFNQGISSRFNLGIINHIDSTWPIGVAFRLVVRLGIKLVAISDTLRDVYHFFEGIWMHHETFGPPVLDTEVSLSGYVVLSPTTFMVSDAKTNRCFLYDLFFDSWSLVMPFVESELLPSDWPRMAFLSDRCVFAKGFIYTCSHGGLAAYELVQQADSYYLGERVDLKLSWCKYWERYQM, encoded by the exons atgtcgccgccggcgggcgatTGTCCCTTGAGCCATTGTTGCCGCTGGAGGGAGCTGTGTTCACCGCAAATACCTCGGGTCTTCCCCGGCCGGGAGTACGTCTCCGTGCCGGCCGACGCGGACAACAGCCCGGCGTGGTCGGTTCTGGTTGGCATCATGGCAACGTCCGGGGGCAGCCGGTCGCTACGCCTGCACCGGTTCCGCGTCGCGCGCTCCGGCCGCGTCCTCTGCGGCGGTTCCCTGGAGATGTTGGGCGATGACTACTGCAAAGCCGAGATCCCAAAGTCACACGTCCGCGCTGCCACCGCCACGCGGAGCCCAGGCGGCCGCTCCCTCTCGCTCTGTTTCTTCTCTCGGGAAATCGACTTCTCCGATCCCGTCAGCAAAATCGCCCCTCCCATCCCCCTGCAAATGCTTGTGGACGTCGGCGGCGACAACGGCAGGGGTATTACTGTGTCGCGCCTGCCTGGCCTTCCGCCAGAAGTAGGGCCCCTCATGCCGATCTGCCCCATCTCAGCGGCCGGCGATATCTGGGCACCGTACCTGACGGAAGTTTATGGCCAATCCAGCCTCGTGATGCTATGCATGGACAAGGCTGCCGGCAAGTGGGTGAAGGTCGGCACCCTCGAGTTGAAACGCCCCCCACTGAGCGGTGACATGCTCGACGATTTCATCCCTGCCTTCCAAGGGCATGTGGTGGTTGGGGAGACCATCTTGTTGTCACTCTGGCCATTTCACCACTTCTACACCTTCAATTGCAACACCCGAGCTTGGGCTAAAGTTGTCACCACCAGGGAAGAATGTATGTATGTTCCAATCCGCGAACATGGTGTGTACGTGGAGGAAGATGACGCCATCTACTTCCTCAGTGGCGCTGTTGTTTATTTCTACAAGCTGTTCAAGGATACCCAGAATAGGTGTCGGATGGCGCCGCCTACCGAAGTTTCTCTTCTTTGTCCTTTCAGCTCTGAAGGATATGGGTTCCTCTCATATCTTGGTGGTCGGGTCATGTGCTCTGTCTGGATCGGCGTGAGGCTCCCTTGCCATTGCGGCACTAAGCATGTGCTTATAACCACATTTCGAGTCAAGGGTGACAAGGGTGTTGAAGTCTTGCATTCCACCTGCCGCCAGTTGGACATGGTGCCAAGCAAGCCTGTTGAATCCTATCTCGAGTTCAGCTTTCTACA GGAGTACGAGGAGTTCGATCATGAGAGAGTAACACCCACTGCAAAATTGAGAGAGAATGCTATGGTATCCTCAACGCCGCCGGATGACATGGAAATTCCGGCCAGCTCCAACGTGGGCAAGTCCTCCAGTATGCTTGCTTGTTGCAG GGAGTTCTTGAATGGAACACCATTGTCAGGTACTGTTATGCTTCAGATATCTGCTATCCGATCCAACAGAACATTATATATTATTTGCCAAGCTGCTTCTCGTTCAACTGTGTATGAGATCAATATCTTGGATGGAAGATTGGCGTGCCATGACAAGACTCTCACACCACATTGCATTCTGGAGACACCTATGCCCCATTTCGAGGATGCTATCGAGGGTGATATACTGTATCTGCTTGACAGACCATGGCATTTTCTTTGTGACAGTAGATCAATATATGCTGTCCCATCTGTAGAGGATAAAATTTATTCTTGTCGCTTCAATCAGGGCATTTCTTCTCGCTTCAATCTGGGCATCATCAATCACATTGATTCAACATGGCCTATTGGTGTTGCATTCCGCCTTGTAGTTCGACTTGGTATCAAGCTTGTTGCTATAAGTGATACTCTCCGTGACGTCTATCATTTCTTCGAAGGCATATGGATGCATCATGAGACATTTGGGCCTCCTGTTCTAGATACGGAGGTTAGCCTGTCTGGATATGTGGTCTTGAGTCCCACCACCTTTATGGTTTCTGATGCCAAGACAAATCGCTGCTTTCTGTATGACTTATTTTTTGACAGTTGGAGCCTTGTCATGCCATTTGTTGAGTCAGAACTTCTACCAAGTGATTGGCCTAGAATGGCTTTTCTGAGTGACAGATGTGTATTTGCTAAGGGTTTTATTTACACTTGCTCACATGGGGGACTTGCTGCATATGAGTTAGTTCAACAGGCTGATTCTTATTACCTGGGCGAGCGGGTTGATTTGAAGTTATCGTGGTGTAAGTATTGGGAGCGCTACCAAATGTGA
- the LOC120689323 gene encoding uncharacterized protein LOC120689323: MGLNYMSLLTPSKAPFYGIVPGNFSTPIGSVTLPVTFGTYFRIEHIKFEVADFESSYHAILGRPALAKFMAVSHYVYLLLKMPGNTGVLSLRGDLLKSFECDKEAIVHASDIRVPNSVSEIFAAAKELSLNKDSMPSKKPSQSSVKPARDVGTKTIQLQEGDDSKTAIIGAGLSDK, from the coding sequence ATGGGTCTCAACTACATGAGTTTGCTCACACCAAGCAAAGCTCCCTTCTATGGCATCGTCCCAGGAAACTtctctacaccaattggctcggtcactCTCCCGGTCACATTCGGTACATACTTCCGGATAGAACAtatcaagttcgaagtagccgacttcgaatcaTCGTACCACGCTATCTTGGGAAGGCCagcactagccaagttcatggctgTATCCCACTACGTCTACTTACTCCTCAAGATGCCGGGCAATACAGGAGTCCTCTCTCTGCGCGGGGAtctcctcaagtccttcgagtgtGACAAGGAGGCAATTGTCCACGCCTCCGACATTCGAGTACCTAACTCCGTGAGCGAGATATTCGCGGCCGCCAAGGAGCTATCCCTCAACAAGGACTCGATGCCCTCTAAGAAGCCAAGCCAGTCGTCGGTAAAACCAGCCAGGGACGTcggcaccaagactatccaactacaagagggagatgacTCTAAAACTGCTATCATTGGAGCAGGCTTaagcgacaaatag